Proteins from one Chloroherpetonaceae bacterium genomic window:
- a CDS encoding PAS domain S-box protein: MENNRAKFYDQCTDAIAIINRSGVVFWHNSAFEKLFSRVPESNFQSFLWSLFPSDKQTEAELIIKKALTTDFGSPIHFALLGKNGSSIILEISFHDELWAGEMRLLVLIKNITEQQTSPKRELLQGELTALRDQFQKLLHEQKRIEEDLLKSQQSLKESEELFRSIAKNFPNGAINVLDKQFRLVFTDGEEYTRFKIDPKELIGKTLEEIFVGKDLTETKAAYSKVFEGSTERFEFKNLNQFYENVAVPLRNEKGKIEQILTVTHNISEKVLAKEREIESRSRLQAIAENLPGIAFQFILEPDGNYYFSHLSQKSKEVFGISLFEEFDSVKKILRFIHPRDLSRLVKALRKSQMDLSPIYWLGRVIHHQEEVWVEAFASPRKLENGNTVWDGIQFNVTERIEAENQIKRSSEQLKLVIQNAPIVLWSVNLEGRFTLSEGRGLKKMGFKPGQVVGIAVESLYGENREFMENVKRALEGETREFSTLNIIGGEIHAYKHYLQPIEDLKGKRVGLIAVSIDAAEEQRAILNEERLLVLANNLPGLIFQSEDNRDGIGKLTFAGGRLQEFGLMQDQLVGKENIEELLFHPDDIEGFREVAKEGMRQLKPYRWEGRAAIGTRVNWVEIFATPRQFEGGKNFVEGLILDISERKNTENKLNEVLRIAKIGAVLFDIKNQRLFYTNRVLELIGLQEKKGGGLWMKVENIGQYTHPEDIKILKSGIQKVSDAYARNQESNDPFVFRIKRADSGETRYIYVFKTEIFFGDDHQEFQAVATLQDITERIELETELERNRDRIKAVIDCSNDYIFSIAKDYTIQLLSKKVIEETRKDLGFTPVTGDNLFKIISPESTWKPLIDKAFQGESSKVTTAHFGDYYFENILNPIFDKNGNVVEVGLYARDLSEYKKLENKLIVLNESLEAQIQERTARLRESEQFYRAIAENYPNGAIGIYNREFRLLFTDGMEFKRYGLDPKEIIGMRIDQIYLPESLKIIKENFEKAFKGEPRNFDLTVLESSYHYLISPIHEENGEIEKVLVVMQNITDRLESEKLLREKEERHQAVLEQTGQLVYDADLTTGLIKWSGAIKQITGFEEDEYRVDLNEWETLIHPEDQEKVIEKLNQTLQTGSDFKAEYRYKRKNGTYFWVEDNGVYRSDRSGKPVKLLGAMKDISFEKEIDLERKRITEKMLAAQKMESLGTLASGIAHEFNNLLAIIELANEQMRIYKDALHIDRNSSTIQKTVERGAHIARQLLDFSRSEYKEKEPLEFMRFIDEISHTLRQLLKKNIQVDTIPLNNEAWIDANDKQLYQVFLNLGINAGDAMPNGGKLEFKSEIIESDNLKYLRVTVSDTGSGISPEVKARIFEPFFTTKGVGKGTGLGLAIVHGIVMNHGGSIEVESTIGKGTDFILQFPLVENVTKKHKETVVALEPGGNEKILIVEDEAYLRGMLSRMLRSKGYEIIEASNGQEAIQVYQENEDSIDLVLTDMGMPTLDGFGLLMELKKINPQLRAIVMTGYMDLEKENQLLQEKIIIVPKPFKFEEVSKIIREVLSRPSLHENETKSRRASIDKKTKEKNLVKAPLKSAQKKEEVKKNSTVSISEKKSEKEKKPKRVIKKK; the protein is encoded by the coding sequence ATGGAGAATAACCGTGCCAAATTTTATGATCAATGCACGGATGCGATTGCAATCATCAATCGTTCGGGAGTTGTTTTTTGGCATAACTCGGCGTTTGAAAAGCTTTTTAGCCGAGTCCCCGAATCGAATTTCCAATCCTTCTTATGGTCTTTATTCCCTTCCGATAAACAAACTGAGGCGGAACTGATTATAAAAAAAGCACTCACCACAGATTTTGGAAGCCCCATTCATTTTGCTCTTCTCGGAAAAAATGGTTCAAGTATTATCCTTGAAATTTCTTTTCATGATGAGCTTTGGGCAGGTGAAATGCGACTCCTTGTGCTGATAAAAAACATTACGGAGCAACAAACAAGCCCAAAACGAGAACTCTTACAGGGTGAACTGACGGCACTTAGAGATCAATTTCAAAAACTGCTTCATGAACAAAAGAGAATCGAAGAAGATCTGCTTAAATCTCAACAAAGCCTCAAAGAAAGTGAAGAGCTTTTTCGCTCAATAGCAAAAAATTTTCCGAATGGTGCAATCAATGTACTTGATAAGCAATTCAGGCTTGTATTTACAGATGGCGAAGAATACACCCGTTTCAAAATTGACCCTAAAGAGTTGATTGGAAAAACCCTTGAAGAGATTTTTGTAGGAAAGGATTTGACCGAAACAAAGGCGGCCTATTCTAAAGTGTTTGAAGGAAGCACCGAGCGATTTGAATTCAAGAATTTAAATCAATTTTATGAAAATGTGGCGGTGCCACTTAGAAATGAAAAGGGAAAAATTGAGCAAATTTTAACCGTTACGCATAATATTTCTGAAAAAGTTTTGGCGAAGGAACGGGAGATTGAATCAAGATCACGATTGCAGGCAATTGCAGAGAATCTTCCCGGAATTGCTTTCCAGTTTATCCTTGAGCCCGACGGCAATTATTATTTCAGCCATCTCAGCCAAAAGTCAAAGGAAGTATTTGGCATTTCGTTGTTTGAAGAGTTCGACTCAGTAAAAAAGATATTGCGTTTCATTCACCCCAGAGATTTATCTCGGCTTGTGAAGGCATTGAGAAAATCTCAAATGGATTTAAGTCCGATTTATTGGCTTGGCAGAGTCATTCATCATCAAGAAGAAGTATGGGTTGAAGCATTTGCTTCTCCACGAAAGCTTGAAAATGGAAATACGGTTTGGGATGGAATTCAATTTAATGTTACAGAAAGAATTGAAGCTGAAAATCAAATCAAGCGATCTTCGGAGCAACTGAAATTGGTAATTCAAAATGCGCCGATTGTGCTGTGGTCGGTGAATTTAGAAGGTCGATTCACGCTCTCCGAAGGTCGGGGTTTGAAAAAGATGGGGTTTAAACCGGGTCAGGTTGTGGGAATTGCGGTTGAATCGCTTTACGGCGAAAATCGCGAGTTTATGGAGAATGTAAAGCGCGCACTTGAGGGCGAAACACGCGAGTTTTCAACACTTAATATTATAGGCGGTGAGATTCATGCATACAAACATTATTTGCAGCCAATTGAAGATTTAAAGGGTAAGCGAGTTGGCTTAATTGCCGTTAGCATTGATGCAGCCGAAGAGCAACGGGCAATTCTAAATGAAGAGCGGCTGCTTGTGCTTGCGAACAATTTGCCCGGACTCATTTTCCAATCGGAGGATAATCGCGATGGGATTGGCAAACTGACATTTGCAGGAGGACGGTTGCAGGAATTTGGTTTGATGCAGGATCAGCTTGTTGGTAAAGAAAATATAGAAGAGCTCTTATTTCATCCGGATGACATTGAGGGATTTCGGGAAGTCGCAAAGGAAGGGATGCGGCAACTAAAGCCTTACCGTTGGGAAGGGCGTGCCGCTATCGGAACCCGTGTTAATTGGGTTGAAATTTTCGCTACACCGCGACAATTTGAAGGCGGGAAAAATTTTGTTGAAGGATTAATTCTTGATATCTCCGAAAGAAAAAACACCGAAAATAAGCTTAATGAGGTACTTCGAATCGCCAAAATTGGCGCGGTACTTTTTGACATAAAAAATCAAAGGTTATTCTACACCAATCGTGTTCTTGAATTAATTGGCCTTCAAGAAAAAAAGGGTGGCGGTCTATGGATGAAAGTTGAAAATATTGGTCAATATACTCATCCGGAAGATATCAAGATTCTAAAAAGCGGTATTCAGAAGGTATCGGATGCCTACGCACGTAATCAAGAATCCAATGACCCTTTTGTATTTCGAATTAAACGCGCTGATTCCGGAGAAACCCGATATATCTACGTCTTTAAAACGGAGATATTTTTTGGAGACGATCATCAAGAGTTTCAAGCGGTTGCCACACTTCAGGATATAACTGAGCGGATTGAACTTGAGACAGAATTGGAGCGAAATCGCGATCGTATCAAAGCCGTCATTGATTGTTCAAATGATTACATTTTCTCCATTGCAAAAGACTACACGATTCAGTTACTGAGCAAAAAAGTTATTGAAGAAACCAGAAAAGACCTTGGATTTACTCCGGTAACGGGAGATAATTTATTTAAGATTATTTCTCCTGAATCCACTTGGAAACCTCTCATTGATAAAGCATTTCAAGGAGAATCTTCAAAAGTAACAACCGCACACTTTGGTGATTATTACTTTGAAAATATTCTCAATCCAATTTTCGATAAAAACGGCAATGTTGTCGAAGTTGGGCTTTATGCTCGTGACCTCAGTGAATACAAAAAATTAGAAAACAAGCTGATTGTTTTAAACGAATCGCTAGAAGCTCAAATACAAGAGCGCACGGCGCGCTTACGTGAAAGCGAGCAGTTTTATCGTGCGATTGCAGAGAATTACCCTAATGGAGCGATTGGGATATACAATCGAGAATTTCGATTGCTTTTTACCGATGGTATGGAATTCAAACGGTATGGGCTCGATCCAAAAGAAATCATTGGAATGCGTATCGATCAGATTTACCTACCTGAATCCCTCAAAATCATAAAAGAGAATTTTGAAAAAGCATTTAAGGGAGAACCCAGAAATTTTGATTTAACTGTTTTGGAAAGCAGCTATCACTATCTCATTTCACCCATTCATGAAGAAAATGGCGAAATAGAAAAAGTACTGGTTGTTATGCAAAATATTACCGATCGGCTTGAGTCAGAAAAATTACTGAGAGAAAAGGAAGAACGGCATCAAGCCGTGTTGGAACAAACCGGCCAATTGGTCTATGATGCCGATTTAACCACAGGTTTAATCAAGTGGAGCGGTGCAATCAAACAGATTACCGGATTTGAGGAAGACGAATACCGGGTTGATCTTAATGAATGGGAAACGCTGATTCACCCTGAAGACCAAGAAAAGGTTATTGAAAAGCTGAATCAAACTTTGCAAACCGGAAGCGACTTCAAAGCCGAGTATCGATACAAACGAAAAAACGGGACTTATTTTTGGGTTGAAGATAATGGTGTTTACCGAAGCGATCGAAGTGGGAAACCGGTGAAGTTGCTTGGTGCAATGAAAGATATCAGTTTTGAAAAGGAGATTGATTTGGAGCGTAAGCGAATTACAGAGAAGATGCTCGCGGCTCAAAAAATGGAATCATTAGGAACTTTGGCCAGCGGTATCGCTCACGAATTCAATAATCTCTTGGCTATCATTGAGCTTGCCAATGAGCAAATGAGAATTTATAAAGATGCCCTTCATATCGATCGAAACAGCAGCACCATTCAAAAAACAGTGGAACGTGGCGCGCATATTGCGCGTCAATTGCTTGATTTTTCACGCTCGGAGTACAAAGAAAAGGAACCCCTTGAATTCATGAGATTTATCGATGAAATCTCACACACGCTTCGCCAACTTTTAAAGAAGAATATTCAGGTTGATACCATTCCGCTAAATAATGAAGCGTGGATTGATGCCAATGACAAGCAACTCTATCAAGTGTTTCTTAATTTAGGAATCAATGCAGGTGATGCAATGCCCAACGGAGGAAAACTTGAGTTCAAATCGGAAATAATTGAGAGTGATAACCTTAAGTATCTACGCGTAACGGTGTCTGATACAGGATCAGGGATTTCACCAGAGGTAAAAGCAAGAATCTTCGAACCTTTTTTTACCACAAAAGGGGTTGGTAAAGGGACTGGACTTGGGCTCGCGATTGTTCACGGTATTGTAATGAATCACGGGGGATCAATCGAAGTAGAATCAACGATTGGAAAAGGAACAGATTTTATTTTACAATTTCCTCTTGTCGAGAATGTGACAAAAAAACACAAGGAAACGGTTGTCGCTTTAGAACCGGGCGGTAATGAAAAAATTCTTATAGTTGAAGATGAGGCTTATCTGAGAGGAATGCTCTCAAGAATGCTGCGCTCAAAAGGATATGAAATCATTGAAGCGTCGAATGGTCAGGAAGCCATCCAAGTCTATCAAGAAAATGAAGATTCCATCGATTTGGTATTAACCGATATGGGCATGCCCACTTTAGATGGTTTCGGACTCTTGATGGAATTGAAGAAAATCAACCCCCAACTTCGGGCGATTGTGATGACCGGTTATATGGACTTGGAAAAGGAGAATCAATTACTTCAAGAGAAAATTATCATTGTCCCGAAACCCTTTAAATTTGAAGAGGTTTCTAAGATTATTCGCGAAGTTCTTTCTCGGCCTAGTCTTCATGAAAATGAAACGAAGTCAAGGAGGGCATCAATTGATAAAAAAACAAAAGAAAAAAATCTTGTCAAAGCCCCATTAAAATCCGCGCAAAAAAAAGAAGAAGTAAAAAAGAATTCAACGGTATCGATTTCTGAAAAAAAATCAGAGAAAGAAAAAAAACCGAAGCGGGTGATAAAGAAGAAGTAG
- the rpoN gene encoding RNA polymerase factor sigma-54, with translation MGLNLSQQQTQTLRLSPQQILYTKLLQLPLLQLEARMKEELDINPMLELESETDEESNSLPTLEPSPDVPLSSIETINAEVESLDLKQKEKPAERDEPDPNPTEKALQSEDREVDIPDYGVDDDSYSPPTSSSSRNEDFEFQQPTPKDFFASLEEQISFLDLSEKEVEIAKEMIGNLEDDGYLRCLFTDIQEGLFNRGILIIEEEYLKVLKQLQSLEPAGIAARSLQECLLIQLERLIGEDDGEHESELELARLILQKHYDDFSSMRYPKLVQSLSVSTQEIKKALDLIKRLNPKPASFESGDTTGYVQPDFQVYYDGTSLQLFTNDRALPAIRLSSKYKDILNDKSQSKEAKDWVKQKADSAKAFITAIEMRRYTMQRVLEALMKRQHDFFIEGPSKLRPMILKDIADETGLDISTISRVVNGKYVRTDFGVFELRSFFTTAVETESGDEISNRIIKQTIKDFIEKEESGKPLSDDKLADLLNSRGYKLARRTVAKYREEMNIPVARLRKKFDAEPREDSEIIS, from the coding sequence GTGGGTCTAAATCTCAGTCAACAGCAAACACAAACGCTTCGGCTTTCACCGCAACAGATTCTTTACACGAAACTGTTGCAGCTTCCACTTTTGCAATTGGAGGCAAGAATGAAAGAAGAGCTTGATATTAACCCAATGCTTGAATTGGAGAGTGAAACCGATGAGGAAAGTAATTCATTACCCACTCTTGAGCCTTCTCCGGATGTACCCCTTTCTTCTATTGAAACGATCAATGCAGAAGTTGAATCTCTTGATTTGAAACAAAAGGAAAAGCCTGCTGAGCGCGATGAACCAGACCCTAATCCAACTGAGAAAGCACTCCAATCCGAAGACCGTGAGGTCGACATTCCGGATTATGGTGTTGATGACGATTCCTATTCACCACCAACTTCATCTTCATCACGAAATGAGGATTTTGAATTTCAACAACCAACGCCGAAAGATTTTTTTGCTTCACTAGAAGAGCAGATTTCATTTCTTGACTTGAGCGAGAAGGAAGTGGAAATCGCCAAAGAAATGATCGGTAATTTGGAAGATGACGGTTATTTGCGTTGCCTATTCACTGATATTCAGGAGGGACTGTTTAACCGGGGGATTTTAATCATCGAAGAGGAATACTTGAAAGTGCTGAAACAGCTTCAAAGTTTAGAGCCCGCCGGAATCGCTGCCCGTTCTCTTCAAGAGTGTCTTCTCATTCAATTGGAACGGTTAATTGGTGAGGATGACGGGGAACATGAAAGCGAACTTGAACTCGCTCGACTGATTCTTCAGAAGCATTACGACGATTTTTCTAGCATGCGTTATCCAAAACTTGTTCAATCACTCTCCGTTTCGACACAAGAAATAAAAAAAGCGCTCGATCTTATCAAGCGCTTAAACCCCAAACCGGCTTCATTTGAAAGCGGAGATACCACAGGTTACGTTCAGCCTGACTTTCAAGTATATTATGACGGTACCTCGTTACAGCTATTTACAAATGATCGTGCCTTACCTGCCATAAGACTTTCTTCTAAATACAAGGATATCTTAAACGATAAATCACAATCAAAGGAAGCAAAGGATTGGGTCAAACAGAAGGCTGACTCTGCAAAAGCATTTATTACCGCAATTGAGATGCGACGCTATACGATGCAGCGTGTTTTAGAAGCCCTCATGAAAAGGCAACATGATTTTTTTATCGAAGGACCTTCGAAACTTCGTCCAATGATTTTGAAAGACATTGCTGATGAAACCGGACTTGATATCTCAACCATCAGCCGTGTCGTCAACGGAAAATATGTCAGAACCGATTTCGGAGTATTCGAATTGCGCAGCTTTTTTACTACAGCAGTTGAAACAGAAAGCGGCGATGAAATTTCAAATCGGATTATCAAACAGACCATCAAAGATTTTATTGAAAAAGAAGAAAGCGGGAAGCCGCTTTCGGATGATAAGCTTGCCGATTTGCTGAACTCAAGGGGGTACAAATTGGCAAGGAGGACAGTTGCGAAATATCGCGAGGAAATGAACATTCCCGTTGCACGCCTCCGAAAGAAATTTGATGCAGAGCCGCGCGAAGATTCTGAAATCATTTCCTGA
- a CDS encoding DUF3109 family protein produces MLEPFIAYGEKLINPEILTSKFQCSLNHCKGACCVSGELGAPVTESEIAEIESILPKILPTLPHINRVTIEANGFFEQVQGELFLTAVSGRECVFAQIDESGIATCKLEEAFLRGETSFQKPLSCHLFPIRIKKKFGQDYLTYVQISECSSGRICGELEHRYLSDFLFTALKRKYGEAWAQSFSHFCERHRGDIEQV; encoded by the coding sequence ATGCTAGAACCTTTCATTGCATACGGCGAAAAATTAATTAACCCTGAAATTCTCACCTCAAAATTTCAGTGCAGTTTGAATCACTGCAAAGGCGCTTGCTGTGTCAGTGGCGAATTAGGCGCGCCGGTAACGGAATCGGAAATCGCTGAAATTGAATCAATCCTTCCGAAAATTCTTCCCACTTTACCTCACATCAACCGAGTTACGATAGAAGCAAATGGCTTTTTTGAACAGGTTCAAGGTGAATTATTTCTTACTGCGGTATCAGGCCGTGAGTGTGTTTTTGCTCAAATTGATGAAAGCGGCATCGCAACTTGCAAACTTGAAGAAGCCTTTTTAAGAGGGGAAACTTCATTTCAAAAGCCCCTCTCTTGTCATTTATTTCCAATTCGTATTAAAAAGAAATTTGGTCAAGATTATCTTACTTATGTCCAAATTTCAGAATGTTCTAGCGGAAGAATCTGTGGCGAATTGGAACATCGATATCTCTCGGATTTTCTTTTCACAGCGCTCAAAAGAAAATATGGCGAAGCTTGGGCTCAATCGTTTTCTCATTTTTGTGAGCGACATCGCGGCGATATCGAACAAGTTTAA
- the tgt gene encoding tRNA guanosine(34) transglycosylase Tgt translates to MKFTLIKTDIDSDARVGELETDHGIIETPIFMPVGTRASVKAIEQRELYEIGAQIILGNTYHLFLRPGMPLMNEAGGLHRFMNWKLPILTDSGGYQVFSLSELREISENGVVFRSHLDGSKHLFTPENVIDTQRIIGSDIMMVLDECPPHHAERSYVQESSDLTIRWAKRAQNHLRVTEPYYNHTQTLFAITQGGTFLDLRKDCTKALVDLDFEGYAIGGLAVGEPSEKMYEVIEVSHPILPKHKPRYLMGVGTPENILMAIERGIDMFDCVMPTREGRNGRVYTREGPINLRSAKFARDFNPIDEGFENYVCQNFSRAYIRHLLNVEEILGLQLCSLHNVSFYLWLTKTAREKILDGTFTTWKNEFLDRFSAGKTSS, encoded by the coding sequence TTGAAATTTACTTTAATCAAAACCGATATAGATTCTGATGCTCGGGTCGGTGAACTTGAAACTGATCACGGAATAATCGAGACGCCAATTTTTATGCCTGTCGGTACGCGTGCAAGCGTAAAAGCAATTGAACAGCGTGAACTTTATGAAATTGGGGCGCAAATTATTTTAGGCAACACCTATCACCTTTTTTTGCGTCCCGGAATGCCACTCATGAATGAGGCGGGTGGGCTTCACCGATTTATGAATTGGAAGCTTCCAATCCTTACCGATAGTGGTGGATATCAAGTTTTCTCTTTGTCAGAGCTCCGCGAAATTTCTGAAAACGGCGTTGTGTTTCGATCTCATCTTGATGGTTCAAAACATCTTTTCACCCCCGAAAATGTTATCGATACTCAGCGTATTATTGGCAGCGATATTATGATGGTTCTTGATGAATGCCCGCCACATCATGCCGAGCGCTCGTATGTCCAAGAATCCTCAGATCTTACAATTCGCTGGGCAAAACGAGCACAAAATCACCTTCGAGTTACTGAGCCATATTACAATCATACACAAACACTTTTCGCAATTACCCAAGGCGGGACTTTTTTAGACCTTCGCAAAGATTGCACAAAAGCCCTCGTCGATCTCGATTTTGAAGGATATGCCATTGGAGGATTGGCTGTTGGCGAGCCCTCAGAAAAAATGTATGAAGTCATTGAGGTCTCGCACCCCATTTTACCAAAGCATAAGCCCCGATATTTAATGGGCGTTGGAACTCCTGAAAACATTCTAATGGCAATTGAGCGCGGTATTGATATGTTCGATTGTGTAATGCCAACAAGAGAAGGGCGCAATGGAAGGGTTTATACCCGCGAAGGTCCCATCAATCTTCGCTCTGCGAAATTCGCTCGCGACTTTAATCCAATTGACGAAGGATTTGAAAATTATGTATGTCAGAATTTTTCGCGGGCTTATATTCGCCACTTATTGAATGTGGAGGAAATTTTAGGGCTTCAACTTTGCTCTCTTCACAATGTTTCATTTTATTTGTGGCTGACAAAAACTGCTCGCGAAAAAATATTGGACGGCACATTCACCACTTGGAAAAATGAATTTTTAGATCGGTTTTCTGCCGGAAAAACATCTTCTTGA
- a CDS encoding DUF5723 family protein, translated as MRTSLKSLFFCCFYFLLYSFCYSQISSFNGVNTGTLSSGSAVLTGIQALEVNPSRLSAKDDFNRRLTILFPSSTAYLTSNSFSISLFNRLFGRSSRGLIGDENVWTNEDKDLILNSIDKSLTLGHQGKVSFGFAYDISDHFGAVAFLVNQNWGARGEVNEDIIDFALNGNDKFLGREVLFDNSSLSGWWNREYALSYSRFLKIGEKSEHTLYFGLTLKAVETLTHFDARLNSSIYNSPTGDSLAAKVNYQTVTNGGNSLGNFFDNIFGLNNSTAGFSFFPEVVGSGFGADIGASLDLKNGIRFGVSFLDLGSVSFDGTDLVRNADTTISFVGITNPLRETERENQFDSLKAIAEYQNRFYQSSSIALPTRMRIGAGFDFEKFNRFPLILSFDLSLGFNDNFGNGNHFLALFGAEYRPLKSFPIRAGLGTGGDLGFRLSLGAGYEDRSIAIDVSTMHFPSLVSLTGTSFVSAAVSFRFKGIDRVEPILLEDFVPIEMTPIPAVQPKPTIKVDSNSTPKPVAKPAPKIDPAPEKPIPPPTPVPKAEVKTEPAPTPIVEPKVESQPKVLPQPSSKSKATTSKKATSKSKKNSSGTSGTSQTSGTPTKPQKK; from the coding sequence ATGAGAACATCGCTAAAATCGCTTTTTTTTTGCTGCTTTTACTTTCTACTGTATTCCTTTTGTTACTCTCAAATTTCTTCGTTTAATGGTGTCAATACCGGTACACTTTCAAGTGGTTCGGCTGTTCTTACCGGCATTCAAGCCTTGGAGGTTAACCCGTCAAGACTTTCAGCGAAAGACGATTTCAATAGGCGACTCACCATTTTATTTCCTTCATCCACCGCCTATTTAACCAGCAATTCATTTTCCATCTCACTCTTTAATCGCCTTTTTGGCAGGTCTTCCCGCGGTCTTATTGGTGATGAAAATGTGTGGACTAACGAGGACAAAGATTTAATTCTAAACTCGATTGATAAAAGCCTCACACTTGGACATCAAGGAAAAGTTAGTTTTGGTTTTGCTTATGATATTTCAGATCATTTTGGTGCCGTTGCTTTCCTTGTCAATCAAAATTGGGGTGCACGAGGTGAGGTGAATGAAGACATCATCGATTTTGCCCTTAATGGGAATGATAAGTTTTTAGGTCGCGAGGTGCTGTTTGATAATTCCTCCTTATCGGGCTGGTGGAATAGAGAGTACGCTTTGAGCTATTCACGCTTTCTTAAAATTGGAGAAAAATCTGAGCATACGCTCTACTTTGGTTTAACACTTAAAGCAGTAGAAACCTTAACTCATTTCGACGCCCGATTAAACAGCTCGATTTATAACTCTCCTACTGGCGATAGTTTGGCAGCGAAAGTTAATTATCAAACGGTCACCAATGGCGGAAATTCGCTTGGTAATTTCTTTGATAACATTTTCGGATTAAATAATTCAACGGCGGGTTTCAGCTTTTTTCCGGAGGTGGTAGGAAGCGGTTTTGGGGCAGATATTGGTGCCTCACTTGACCTTAAAAACGGAATTCGGTTCGGGGTTTCTTTCCTTGATCTTGGCTCGGTGTCGTTTGACGGAACAGATTTGGTTCGCAATGCCGATACCACCATATCATTTGTGGGAATTACAAACCCTTTGCGTGAAACTGAACGCGAAAATCAATTCGATAGTTTGAAGGCCATTGCTGAATATCAAAATCGGTTCTATCAATCTTCGAGCATTGCCCTGCCAACAAGAATGAGAATTGGTGCTGGGTTTGACTTTGAAAAGTTTAATCGATTCCCCCTTATCCTTTCATTTGATTTATCCTTGGGCTTTAATGACAACTTTGGGAATGGAAATCACTTTCTTGCGCTTTTTGGGGCAGAGTATCGACCTCTTAAATCATTTCCAATTCGAGCCGGTCTTGGAACAGGAGGTGATTTAGGGTTTCGTCTTTCGCTCGGTGCGGGGTATGAAGATCGCAGCATCGCAATAGATGTCTCAACGATGCATTTCCCTTCGCTGGTTTCGCTAACGGGAACCAGTTTTGTTTCTGCTGCCGTCTCATTTCGCTTCAAAGGAATTGACCGCGTAGAACCTATTCTTTTAGAAGATTTTGTTCCGATAGAAATGACGCCCATTCCTGCTGTTCAACCAAAACCGACTATCAAGGTTGATTCGAATTCTACACCAAAACCGGTAGCGAAGCCTGCACCAAAAATTGACCCTGCTCCTGAAAAACCAATTCCGCCACCGACACCGGTGCCTAAGGCGGAAGTGAAAACTGAGCCTGCTCCGACGCCAATCGTAGAACCGAAAGTTGAATCGCAACCGAAAGTTCTTCCACAACCATCGTCGAAATCAAAAGCAACGACATCTAAGAAGGCAACTTCAAAATCGAAAAAAAACAGTTCAGGAACGAGTGGAACATCTCAAACTTCAGGAACACCAACAAAACCTCAAAAAAAATAA
- a CDS encoding glycosyltransferase family 39 protein: MIIPKNWGEMPFTARLDFLIRVILLLFGAGLAINQFLFNRSIWGDEGYLALNIIDKSYFELLGPLDHYQVSPPLFLILSKFFFRIIPQPEMALRFLPLIFFISSLVLLFFLTQRLFETPFTRIATLSLFSFSHAHIYFATEFKQYIGDVFFVLLGIYLVLFPFRFQKVKFFSLGLYGAFFCLFSHSSFLFLPTLTLYLIVEDYSEDSRENLKPIFFLAQFGFQF, translated from the coding sequence ATGATTATACCAAAAAATTGGGGTGAAATGCCGTTTACTGCTCGGCTGGATTTTTTGATTAGAGTCATCCTTCTATTATTTGGAGCAGGGTTAGCAATCAATCAGTTTTTGTTTAATCGCAGCATTTGGGGAGACGAGGGTTATTTAGCACTTAATATTATTGATAAATCTTACTTTGAGCTTCTTGGTCCTTTAGATCATTATCAGGTTTCTCCTCCCCTTTTTTTAATTTTATCCAAATTTTTCTTCCGAATTATTCCTCAGCCAGAAATGGCATTAAGATTTCTCCCTTTGATTTTTTTTATCAGTTCTTTGGTTCTTCTTTTTTTCCTAACTCAACGCCTATTTGAAACCCCATTCACTCGAATTGCAACGCTCTCCCTCTTTTCCTTTTCTCATGCACACATATACTTCGCGACAGAGTTTAAGCAATATATAGGCGATGTCTTTTTTGTTTTGCTTGGTATTTATCTTGTGCTTTTTCCCTTTCGATTTCAGAAAGTCAAGTTTTTTTCACTTGGGCTTTATGGCGCGTTTTTTTGTTTGTTTTCCCATAGTTCATTTCTCTTTCTCCCTACTTTAACTTTGTATTTAATCGTTGAGGATTATTCAGAAGATAGCCGGGAAAATTTGAAACCCATTTTTTTCTTGGCGCAATTTGGCTTTCAATTCTAA